One Malania oleifera isolate guangnan ecotype guangnan chromosome 9, ASM2987363v1, whole genome shotgun sequence DNA segment encodes these proteins:
- the LOC131165000 gene encoding putative disease resistance protein At3g14460 isoform X3, giving the protein MGGIGKTTLARHVFNHEKVCAHFHTKAWVCVSDDYNVKRITKAILESFTSPSSSLNEYELNELQAKVNEILTGKKFLLVLDDVWNGNYDDWNNLRSPFGSGEQGSKIIVTTRIHDVALTMGPRRSHFLLNHLSDDDCWSVFKQHAFETMEEAYLPNLISIGKKIVEKCKGLPLAAESVGGLLRNKLNEGEWEDVLNSEIWDLSEERNNGIVPALRLSYYHLPAHLKPCFEYCSIFPKDYEFEEREVVLLWMAQGYISSKLGKQMEDIGSQYFRELWSRSFFQSSSAGGSLFVMHDLIHDLTLHIAGALHCNFEGGEKSEINKARHFSYISEECVGKKKFEALDEAKCLRTFLLSKKCDWMTTCIIHYVPMTLCLKLKCLRVLSLSGHEIFELPDGIGNLKHLRYLNLSKTYIREMPKSVSALCNLQTLILRDCLCFREFPKEMWKLINLRHLDTSGAIEIEGMPFRVGELTRLQTLSDFIVGKKYSGFAGLGELKNLLHLKRALCISRLRNVTNAEEAREASLVNKEGLSTLELQWNNDSESLDSSVEFDIMEALQPPKTLEGLTIEGYGGDGFPNWMNDAFSNMRVVRLENCQNCALLPSLGKLPVLKELTIIGMNAVKKVGSEFYWGQGSCSSSSCSSMAAFQSLETLNFEGMGEWEVWEGNAVMPQLRELIVTRCPKLERELPINKNISPLLEVVSVEECGQLVVSFSEGSFPSLREIYISGCDKMVITEKVCFSSLVSLTAYEVREVDACAQFFSSSVLGLAKLEKLRVNGEVYKKINMEQQQLHHHLNTLRSLEIEDAYELVSLEGGGQENQQGLPVPLSLHTLTSIERLSIFKCESIVSFPDTGFPPTLRDLCIHECAALRCIFQGEAERLRTNCLKYLQVVACPSLTCISSCGQLPPCLESFSIYDCPSLPCISSRGPLPSSLTNFHIQECKLEWVAGGGMAPHSSLRYFSIGRCPELKSLPDGLHALRFLQHIQLDGCRNLESLPQGGLPTTLTSLTIDGCEKLEELHSPIHHLTSLHYLNITSSPGIFSSLRAPDQRSNREYHISFFHTNLKALHLEGLSCEDLQLSLPTSLLDLGISNLPNLEKLSSKPFQNHNLSLQLLAIRSCPKLTSIPRHLLPPSLLSLKIFGCRLLKPKFAKGKGQLWPKIQHIPRVEMNGRSVFEREYYTDDSDD; this is encoded by the exons ATGGGAGGGATAGGGAAGACAACGTTGGCTCGACATGTGTTCAATCATGAAAAGGTATGTGCGCATTTTCATACCAAAGCATGGGTTTGTGTATCAGATGACTATAATGTAAAGAGGATCACAAAGGCAATTCTTGAGTCATTCACTTCCCCATCCTCTAGTTTGAATGAGTATGAATTGAATGAACTTCAGGCCAAAGTAAATGAAATATTAACAGGAAAgaaatttttacttgttttagaTGATGTATGGAATGGTAATTATGACGATTGGAATAATTTGCGGTCTCCTTTTGGATCTGGAGAACAGGGAAGTAAAATCATTGTTACAACCCGCATCCATGATGTTGCATTAACAATGGGACCTAGGAGATCTCATTTTTTGTTGAACCATTTATCTGATGATGATTGTTGGTCCGTGTTTAAGCAACATGCATTTGAGACTATGGAagaagcatacctccccaatttGATCTCAATTGGTAAGAAAATTGTGGAGAAGTGCAAAGGCTTGCCTTTAGCAGCAGAATCAGTTGGTGGCCTTTTGCGCAATAAATTGAATGAGGGTGAATGGGAGGACGTATTGAACAGTGAAATATGGGATTTATCTGAGGAGAGGAATAATGGAATTGTCCCAGCATTAAGACTGAGTTATTATCATCTTCCTGCACATTTGAAACCCTGCTTTGAATATTGTTCAATATTCCCGAAAGATTATGAATTTGAGGAGAGGGAGGTAGTCCTTTTGTGGATGGCTCAGGGTTACATTTCTTCGAAACTAGGGAAACAAATGGAAGATATCGGCAGTCAATATTTTCGTGAATTGTGGTCAAGGTCATTTTTCCAATCATCGAGTGCTGGTGGATCTCTGTTTGTGATGCATGATCTCATTCATGATTTGACACTACATATTGCGGGAGCACTACATTGTAATTTTGAAGGTGGTGAGAAAAGTGAGATAAATAAGGCTcgtcatttttcatacatttctgAAGAATGTGTTGGGAAGAAGAAATTTGAGGCCCTTGATGAAGCGAAGTGTTTACGGACTTTCCTCCTATCAAAAAAGTGCGATTGGATGACGACTTGCATAATTCATTATGTTCCAATGACATTGTGCTTGAAGTTAAAATGCTTACGAGTATTAAGTTTGAGTGGTCATGAAATTTTTGAGTTACCGGATGGAATTGGTAATTTGAAGCATCTACGGTACCTTAACCTTTCTAAAACTTATATTAGGGAGATGCCCAAATCAGTAAGCGCACTCTGCAATCTACAAACATTGATATTGAGAGACTGTTTGTGTTTTCGGGAATTTCCGAAAGAGATGTGGAAGTTAATCAACTTACGTCATCTTGACACTAGTGGTGCAATAGAAATTGAAGGCATGCCTTTTCGGGTGGGTGAATTGACGAGATTGCAGACATTATCAGATTTTATTGTCGGGAAAAAATATAGTGGGTTTGCAGGGTTAGGAGAGTTGAAGAATTTATTGCATCTTAAGAGAGCTCTTTGTATATCTAGGTTGAGGAATGTAACAAATGCTGAGGAAGCTAGGGAGGCCAGTTTAGTTAATAAGGAGGGCTTATCTACATTAGAGTTACAGTGGAATAATGACAGTGAATCACTAGACTCAAGTGTTGAATTTGACATAATGGAGGCGTTGCAGCCTCCTAAAACGCTGGAAGGATTGACCATCGAGGGATACGGGGGTGATGGATTTCCAAATTGGATGAATGATGCATTCTCAAATATGAGGGTAGTAAGATTAGAGAATTGTCAGAACTGTGCATTGTTGCCATCGCTGGGGAAACTACCGGTGCTCAAGGAACTTACTATTATAGGGATGAATGCAGTAAAGAAAGTTGGGTCAGAATTCTACTGGGGGCAGGGGTCATGTAGTTCCTCCTCATGCTCATCCATGGCAGCCTTTCAGTCACTGGAGACTTTGAATTTTGAGGGTATGGGAGAATGGGAGGTTTGGGAAGGGAATGCAGTAATGCCTCAACTCCGTGAGCTTATTGTTACGCGCTGTCCCAAACTTGAGAGAGAGTTACCCATTAATAAGAATATTTCTCCTTTACTTGAGGTAGTTTCTGTTGAAGAGTGTGGTCAGTTGGTGGTTTCCTTTTCTGAAGGTAGTTTTCCTTCTCTCCGTGAAATTTATATTTCTGGATGTGACAAAATGGTGATAACAGAGAAGGTTTGCTTCAGCTCCCTCGTCTCACTAACTGCGTACGAAGTTCGAGAAGTAGATGCGTGTGCACAATTTTTTTCATCAAGTGTCCTTGGTTTAGCTAAGCTAGAAAAATTGCGTGTTAATGGCGAAGTATATAAGAAGATTAATATGGAGCAACAGCAACTACACCATCATCTCAATACCCTTCGAAGTTTGGAGATTGAAGATGCTTACGAACTTGTTTCCCTGGAAGGAGGAGGACAAGAGAATCAACAGGGGTTGCCTGTGCCACTATCGTTGCACACCCTCACCTCTATTGAACGGCTGTCGATTTTTAAGTGTGAAAGTATAGTTTCTTTTCCAGACACAGGCTTTCCCCCCACTCTCCGAGATCTTTGCATTCATGAATGTGCAGCTCTGAGGTGCATTTTTCAGGGCGAGGCAGAGAGACTCAGGACCAACTGTCTCAAGTACTTGCAAGTTGTTGCCTGTCCATCCCTCACGTGCATCTCATCCTGCGGTCAGCTGCCACCTTGCCTTGAATCCTTTAGCATTTATGACTGTCCATCTCTCCCGTGCATCTCATCCCGTGGCCCGCTTCCAAGCTCCCTTACGAATTTTCATATACAGGAATGTAAGTTAGAGTGGGTGGCAGGGGGTGGGATGGCTCCCCACTCCTCCCTTCGATATTTTTCTATTGGGCGCTGTCCCGAACTCAAATCCTTGCCAGATGGGTTGCACGCTCTCAGGTTCCTCCAACATATCCAGTTAGACGGATGCCGTAATCTGGAGTCCCTTCCCCAAGGAGGGTTGCCCACAACCCTGACATCACTTACAATCGATGGATGTGAGAAACTCGAGGAACTGCACAGCCCCATTCACCATTTAACATCTCTTCATTATCTGAACATAACGTCTTCCCCTGGCATCTTCTCCTCTCTGCGAGCACCTGATCAGCGCAGCAACAGGGAGTATCATATTTCTTTTTTCCACACCAACCTCAAAGCACTTCACCTTGAGGGGCTCAGCTGTGAGGATCTGCAGCTGTCCTTGCCCACCTCTCTGCTCGACCTGGGCATCTCCAATTTGCCAAATCTAGAAAAACTATCTTCCAAACCATTTCAAAATCACAATCTCTCTCTTCAACTCCTTGCAATCCGTTCCTGCCCTAAACTCACATCCATTCCCCGCCATTTGCTGCCTCCCTCGCTTCTCAGCTTAAAAATCTTTGGATGTCGTCTTCTAAAACCAAAATTTGCCAAGGGGAAAGGACAACTTTGGCCCAAGATTCAGCACATTCCACGTGTCGAAATGAATGGCAGATCCGTCTTTGAACG GGAATACTATACCGACGACAGCGATGATTGA